In a genomic window of Gossypium arboreum isolate Shixiya-1 chromosome 7, ASM2569848v2, whole genome shotgun sequence:
- the LOC108459733 gene encoding putative anthocyanidin reductase → MDQRENLAAMEKGKCRVCVTGAAGFIASSLVKKLLEKGYTVHATLRNLGDASKVQLLKSFPHADTELVLFEADINRPNEFEQAIHGCTFVFHVATPLQPSDASQFKNTSEAAVSAIKSIAECCIKSDSVKRLIYTASVCAASPLKNDGSGYKDSIDETCWTALNLSLASSNGFFKDYTVSKTLAEKEVLGYGSSEKDGGMKVVTLACGIVGGDTVLSYTPGSVAAFISQVTHNARSYQSVKYAEELLGKLPIVHVNDVCEAHIFCMEKPSISGRFLIASAFVSAAQLAGCYQLHYPEFNVKAEKLDEAKEDTKWGSTKLIEKGFEYKCDLKMIIDDSIRCARRTGDLQQ, encoded by the exons ATGGATCAGAGAGAGAATTTAGCAGCAATGGAGAAGGGTAAGTGCAGGGTATGCGTTACAGGAGCCGCTGGTTTCATTGCCTCTTCACTGGTCAAGAAGCTACTGGAGAAAGGATATACCGTCCACGCTACCCTCAGAAATTTGG GCGATGCTTCAAAGGTTCAACTCCTTAAGAGCTTTCCTCATGCGGACACAGAATTAGTTTTGTTTGAAGCTGATATAAACAGGCCAAATGAGTTTGAGCAAGCTATTCATGGCTGTACGTTCGTTTTCCATGTTGCGACTCCCTTGCAACCCTCTGATGCTTCTCAG TTTAAAAACACGAGTGAGGCTGCAGTTTCTGCAATAAAAAGTATTGCAGAGTGTTGTATAAAATCAGATAGTGTGAAACGATTAATCTACACAGCCTCTGTTTGTGCTGCATCGCCATTGAAAAACGATGGGAGTGGTTACAAGGACTCCATAGATGAAACCTGTTGGACGGCCCTTAATCTTTCACTTGCTTCCTCTAATGGCTTCTTTAAG GATTACACAGTATCAAAGACATTGGCAGAGAAAGAAGTTTTGGGGTATGGGAGCAGTGAAAAAGATGGTGGAATGAAGGTGGTAACCCTAGCTTGTGGCATTGTTGGAGGAGATACTGTTTTATCTTATACACCTGGAAGTGTGGCTGCTTTCATTTCGCAAGTTACACATAACGCGCGTTCATACCAAAGTGTGAAATACGCGGAAGAACTGCTGGGGAAACTTCCGATTGTACACGTAAATGATGTTTGTGAAGCTCATATTTTCTGCATGGAGAAGCCTTCCATCAGCGGTAGATTTTTAATTGCCAGCGCTTTTGTTTCGGCAGCACAACTTGCTGGTTGCTATCAACTGCATTACCCAGAATTTAATGTTAAAGCAGA GAAATTGGATGAAGCAAAAGAAGATACCAAGTGGGGGTCTACCAAGCTAATTGAAAAGGGCTTtgaatataaatgtgatttgaagATGATAATAGATGATTCCATCAGGTGTGCAAGGAGGACTGGTGATCTTCAGCAGTAA